From one Caldithrix abyssi DSM 13497 genomic stretch:
- a CDS encoding phage portal protein, producing MNKQTEIWAVTNEGEIIFEKVQIKKQSRQIKDDFKGLPIVEPRYKFDDLLFYLEVNSWHKRCVYLKAAVTGALGWRLTTDDDNKGPDAAYKQITAFLENPNPKLENFSQILLKMLIDYYAIGNGFLEIVRNTKGEAAELYHIPGRTMRRKRDFSGYYQVRTFKKVEFNNFGDRKGKRNEVLHYLNYDPMDDYYGLPDWITAMATMGMDRNAVEYNAYEFTQGLMARFLIIIEGGELSRKARTQLKNFLKNNMIGTQNSGKVMVVANDDPNVKIRVERIDKEGSNRDMSFHRMRTFNRDEVIEIHGVPPRMLGIMSAGQLGGGGETAGQLKIFKETLIDPEQRKLEYMLNQTIIKSFGEHKWKLKLKEMDITDQKADAEFYEKMINSQVLDPDEVREEIGRKPRQQEVNLQNLTKILVELRKSLENDDFDENM from the coding sequence ATGAACAAACAAACGGAAATTTGGGCCGTTACCAACGAAGGCGAAATAATTTTTGAAAAGGTTCAAATAAAAAAGCAGAGCAGGCAGATTAAAGATGATTTTAAGGGATTGCCCATTGTTGAGCCGCGCTACAAATTTGACGATTTGCTCTTTTACCTGGAGGTGAATTCCTGGCACAAACGCTGCGTGTATTTAAAAGCGGCGGTAACCGGCGCGCTGGGTTGGCGCCTGACCACCGATGACGATAATAAAGGACCGGACGCGGCCTATAAGCAAATTACGGCATTTCTGGAAAATCCCAATCCAAAACTTGAAAATTTTTCGCAAATACTTTTGAAAATGCTCATCGATTATTACGCTATTGGCAATGGCTTTTTGGAAATTGTGCGCAATACAAAAGGCGAGGCGGCAGAGCTGTACCACATTCCCGGGCGCACCATGCGCCGCAAGCGCGATTTTAGCGGTTACTATCAGGTGCGCACCTTTAAGAAGGTGGAATTCAACAACTTTGGCGATCGGAAAGGCAAGCGCAACGAGGTTTTGCATTATTTGAATTACGATCCCATGGATGATTATTACGGCCTGCCGGACTGGATTACGGCCATGGCCACCATGGGCATGGATCGCAACGCGGTGGAATATAACGCCTATGAATTTACTCAGGGACTAATGGCTCGCTTTTTAATCATTATCGAAGGCGGCGAGCTTAGCCGCAAAGCGCGCACGCAACTCAAGAATTTTCTGAAAAACAATATGATCGGCACGCAGAATAGCGGAAAGGTAATGGTGGTGGCCAATGACGATCCAAACGTAAAAATTCGCGTAGAGCGCATTGATAAAGAAGGCTCTAATCGCGATATGAGCTTTCATCGCATGCGCACCTTTAACCGCGACGAAGTGATTGAGATTCATGGCGTTCCGCCACGTATGCTTGGGATTATGAGCGCCGGCCAGCTGGGCGGCGGGGGCGAAACCGCCGGCCAGCTAAAAATCTTTAAGGAAACGCTGATCGATCCGGAGCAGAGAAAATTAGAATACATGCTAAACCAAACGATCATTAAAAGCTTTGGGGAGCATAAATGGAAATTAAAACTAAAAGAGATGGATATCACCGATCAAAAGGCAGACGCTGAATTTTATGAAAAAATGATTAATAGCCAGGTTCTCGATCCGGACGAAGTGCGCGAAGAGATCGGGCGCAAGCCGCGGCAGCAGGAAGTAAATTTACAGAATTTGACAAAAATACTGGTTGAGCTCCGAAAATCGCTTGAGAACGACGATTTTGACGAGAATATGTAA
- a CDS encoding XkdF-like putative serine protease domain-containing protein — MPAELKDVQVLFLSLVDKGANNRTIIWKADNKQKPIIEKTVPILKVDAEKRMVYGIVYAPNEEDAHGDFMTAEEIEKAAHNFMKARRTTNIDKQHDYEADEGFVAESWIVRKGDPLFPNEPEGAWGVGIKVENDETWEQIKNGEITGISMGGFGKRIEKSAATDSTAVGRGGSLLRKFFKHLFAPIQKDFNSHFAADQLRQAAWALNDAILEILNDDAIADKQAAIKESINQFLSFLDEGGTIVTTNKNQNSQHQGDEPVQKDQQTQTSMPDLNEQLQKLNETMEKLEGQLTDFQKRLEAVEKTSPGKQSAEGRDDEDPQKVQKDYKGLPIL, encoded by the coding sequence ATGCCTGCCGAATTAAAAGACGTTCAGGTTTTATTTCTCAGTTTGGTTGATAAGGGGGCCAATAACCGCACCATTATCTGGAAAGCGGACAATAAGCAAAAACCTATTATTGAAAAAACGGTTCCTATTTTAAAAGTGGATGCCGAAAAGCGCATGGTTTATGGCATTGTGTACGCTCCCAACGAAGAAGACGCCCACGGCGATTTTATGACCGCCGAAGAGATTGAAAAAGCGGCGCATAATTTTATGAAAGCCCGGCGCACCACCAATATCGATAAACAGCACGATTACGAAGCCGACGAAGGCTTTGTGGCCGAAAGCTGGATCGTTCGCAAGGGCGATCCGCTATTCCCCAACGAACCGGAAGGCGCCTGGGGCGTGGGCATTAAAGTTGAGAATGACGAGACCTGGGAACAAATCAAAAACGGCGAAATAACCGGCATAAGCATGGGCGGTTTTGGAAAAAGAATTGAAAAGAGCGCTGCAACAGACTCAACGGCCGTCGGGCGAGGAGGCTCTTTGTTGCGCAAATTTTTCAAGCATCTTTTTGCCCCCATTCAAAAAGATTTTAACAGCCATTTTGCCGCCGATCAATTGCGCCAGGCGGCCTGGGCTTTAAACGACGCCATTCTGGAAATATTAAACGATGACGCCATTGCCGATAAACAGGCGGCGATTAAAGAATCGATTAATCAATTTTTAAGTTTTTTAGATGAAGGAGGGACGATCGTGACTACCAATAAAAATCAAAATTCCCAGCATCAGGGCGATGAGCCGGTGCAAAAGGATCAACAAACGCAAACCAGCATGCCCGATCTAAATGAACAGCTCCAGAAGCTTAACGAAACCATGGAAAAATTGGAAGGCCAGTTAACGGATTTCCAGAAACGCCTGGAAGCTGTGGAAAAAACCAGCCCCGGCAAACAATCGGCCGAAGGACGCGACGACGAAGATCCGCAAAAGGTGCAAAAAGATTACAAAGGATTGCCCATCCTGTAA